From one Rosa rugosa chromosome 4, drRosRugo1.1, whole genome shotgun sequence genomic stretch:
- the LOC133746208 gene encoding trihelix transcription factor GTL1 isoform X2, with protein MQGGQSHYGASASAPAAEGAAATTSMAADAAAADQTHVVEEASPISSRPPAGGAISAVNLDELMTLSGAAADVAADQGGGGGGGGSGGGNRWPRQETLALLKIRSEMDVAFRDATLKGPLWEDVSRKLAELGYKRNAKKCKEKFENVHKYYKRTKEGRAGRQDGKSYKFFSELEALHGTANVSASPPVHATTNTPVSIGFGSISSPMPISSFRMTSGSGTTSTIPVMTSQGPGAIPVMPSSQPPPPPATTAGTPMDINFSSNSSSSSSHGEDDDYEDDDEVAGEPSTNTSRKRKRSSSRESGGSTRRMMEFFEILMKQVMQKQETMQQRFLEVIEKREQDRNIREEAWKRQEMARLSREHELMTQERAISASRDAAIIAFLQKITGQTIQLPPPLNVHNAPHPPSVSSVHVTPISAPPPQPPVQQFHPHQQHSTPTAQVSRHQIQTSIPPNPQTEVVMAVPEQQVAPPQENVVGSGGGFEATTSSSRWPKAEVLALIKLRSGLETRYQEAGPKGPLWEEISAGMQRMGYKRNPKRCKEKWENINKYFKKVKESNKARPEDAKTCPYFHELDALYRKRILGGGPSGGGGSSSSLGNQNIPQQAPATQGTVAATVPAPQTQGTVAATDQSGNKSGDHSPNLQKNLFGDAPEEAAKKKTL; from the exons ATGCAAGGCGGGCAGTCCCATTACGGAGCTTCAGCTTCAGCTCCAGCTGCCGAAGGGGCCGCTGCTACTACTTCCATGGCGGCGGATGCAGCAGCAGCAGACCAAACGCATGTAGTTGAAGAGGCTTCCCCCATCAGCAGCAGGCCGCCGGCGGGAGGAGCAATCTCCGCCGTCAATTTGGACGAGCTCATGACGCTCTCCGGTGCAGCAGCTGACGTGGCGGCAGATcaaggcggcggcggcggtggtggaGGGTCCGGCGGCGGGAACAGATGGCCGCGTCAGGAGACGCTGGCGCTTCTTAAGATTCGGTCCGAGATGGATGTGGCCTTCCGCGACGCCACTCTCAAAGGTCCCTTATGGGAAGATGTTTCCag GAAGCTAGCGGAGTTGGGTTACAAGCGAAATGCGAAGAAGTGCAAAGAGAAATTCGAAAACGTTCACAAGTATTATAAGAGGACCAAAGAAGGACGGGCCGGGCGGCAAGACGGCAAGAGTTACAAGTTTTTCAGTGAGCTGGAGGCGCTCCACGGCACCGCCAACGTGTCGGCTTCTCCGCCGGTCCACGCCACTACCAACACTCCGGTTTCTATCGGTTTCGGATCCATCAGCAGCCCGATGCCCATTTCGTCTTTCCGGATGACTAGTGGCAGCGGCACCACTTCTACTATTCCGGTTATGACCTCGCAGGGTCCGGGTGCAATTCCAGTAATGCCCTCGTCCCAACCACCACCGCCCCCGGCGACCACCGCCGGCACTCCCATGGACATTAATTTCTCTTCCaacagctcctcctcctcctcgcaCGGCGAGGACGATGACTACGAGGACGACGATGAGGTGGCGGGAGAGCCGTCGACGAACACGAGCCGGAAGCGGAAGAGGTCGTCGTCGAGAGAGAGCGGCGGAAGCACGAGAAGGATGATGGAGTTTTTCGAGATTCTGATGAAGCAGGTGATGCAGAAGCAAGAGACGATGCAGCAGAGGTTTCTGGAAGTGATTGAGAAGAGGGAGCAAGATCGGAACATAAGGGAAGAAGCTTGGAAGAGGCAAGAGATGGCCAGGCTGAGTAGAGAGCACGAGCTCATGACTCAAGAGCGAGCCATTTCGGCTTCCAGAGACGCCGCCATTATCGCATTTCTGCAGAAAATTACCGGCCAGACTATCCAATTGCCTCCGCCCCTAAACGTCCACAATGCTCCTCACCCGCCGTCTGTGTCGTCGGTCCATGTCACGCCAATATCAGCACCACCGCCACAACCACCAGTTCAACAATTTCATCCGCATCAACAGCACAGTACTCCAACTGCTCAAGTTTCACGGCATCAAATTCAAACTTCGATCCCGCCTAATCCTCAGACGGAGGTAGTTATGGCTGTGCCGGAGCAACAGGTGGCACCGCCACAGGAGAATGTAGTCGGTAGTGGAGGAGGTTTTGAGGCAACAACCTCATCTTCGAGGTGGCCCAAGGCGGAAGTTCTTGCACTGATAAAGCTGAGGAGCGGACTGGAGACTAGGTATCAAGAGGCTGGGCCGAAAGGCCCACTTTGGGAGGAGATTTCCGCAGGGATGCAGCGAATGGGGTACAAGAGGAATCCCAAGAGGTGCAAAGAGAAATGGGAGAACATCAACAAGTACTTCAAGAAAGTGAAGGAGAGCAACAAGGCCAGGCCCGAAGATGCGAAAACGTGTCCTTATTTTCACGAACTTGATGCACTCTACCGGAAAAGGATACTCGGCGGTGGCCCTAGTGGTGGCGGTGGAAGCAGCAGCTCATTGGGTAATCAGAATATCCCACAACAAGCACCGGCTACTCAAGGGACAGTAGCAGCTACTGTGCCTGCACCACAAACACAAGGAACAGTAGCAGCTACTGATCAATCAGGAAACAAGAGTGGTGATCATAGCCCAAATCTGCAAAAGAATCTCTTTGGAGATGCACCTGAAGAGGCAGCCAAGAAG AAGACATTGTGA
- the LOC133746208 gene encoding trihelix transcription factor GTL1 isoform X1, whose protein sequence is MQGGQSHYGASASAPAAEGAAATTSMAADAAAADQTHVVEEASPISSRPPAGGAISAVNLDELMTLSGAAADVAADQGGGGGGGGSGGGNRWPRQETLALLKIRSEMDVAFRDATLKGPLWEDVSRKLAELGYKRNAKKCKEKFENVHKYYKRTKEGRAGRQDGKSYKFFSELEALHGTANVSASPPVHATTNTPVSIGFGSISSPMPISSFRMTSGSGTTSTIPVMTSQGPGAIPVMPSSQPPPPPATTAGTPMDINFSSNSSSSSSHGEDDDYEDDDEVAGEPSTNTSRKRKRSSSRESGGSTRRMMEFFEILMKQVMQKQETMQQRFLEVIEKREQDRNIREEAWKRQEMARLSREHELMTQERAISASRDAAIIAFLQKITGQTIQLPPPLNVHNAPHPPSVSSVHVTPISAPPPQPPVQQFHPHQQHSTPTAQVSRHQIQTSIPPNPQTEVVMAVPEQQVAPPQENVVGSGGGFEATTSSSRWPKAEVLALIKLRSGLETRYQEAGPKGPLWEEISAGMQRMGYKRNPKRCKEKWENINKYFKKVKESNKARPEDAKTCPYFHELDALYRKRILGGGPSGGGGSSSSLGNQNIPQQAPATQGTVAATVPAPQTQGTVAATDQSGNKSGDHSPNLQKNLFGDAPEEAAKKPEDIVKELMGQQQQHHHPQQLLNQQGVQQQLVVEDYDRVEEADSDINLDQDEEEDEDDEEDEEMDEESRKMDYKIEFQKQQNTGPSSNGGGNGAPSFLAMVQ, encoded by the exons ATGCAAGGCGGGCAGTCCCATTACGGAGCTTCAGCTTCAGCTCCAGCTGCCGAAGGGGCCGCTGCTACTACTTCCATGGCGGCGGATGCAGCAGCAGCAGACCAAACGCATGTAGTTGAAGAGGCTTCCCCCATCAGCAGCAGGCCGCCGGCGGGAGGAGCAATCTCCGCCGTCAATTTGGACGAGCTCATGACGCTCTCCGGTGCAGCAGCTGACGTGGCGGCAGATcaaggcggcggcggcggtggtggaGGGTCCGGCGGCGGGAACAGATGGCCGCGTCAGGAGACGCTGGCGCTTCTTAAGATTCGGTCCGAGATGGATGTGGCCTTCCGCGACGCCACTCTCAAAGGTCCCTTATGGGAAGATGTTTCCag GAAGCTAGCGGAGTTGGGTTACAAGCGAAATGCGAAGAAGTGCAAAGAGAAATTCGAAAACGTTCACAAGTATTATAAGAGGACCAAAGAAGGACGGGCCGGGCGGCAAGACGGCAAGAGTTACAAGTTTTTCAGTGAGCTGGAGGCGCTCCACGGCACCGCCAACGTGTCGGCTTCTCCGCCGGTCCACGCCACTACCAACACTCCGGTTTCTATCGGTTTCGGATCCATCAGCAGCCCGATGCCCATTTCGTCTTTCCGGATGACTAGTGGCAGCGGCACCACTTCTACTATTCCGGTTATGACCTCGCAGGGTCCGGGTGCAATTCCAGTAATGCCCTCGTCCCAACCACCACCGCCCCCGGCGACCACCGCCGGCACTCCCATGGACATTAATTTCTCTTCCaacagctcctcctcctcctcgcaCGGCGAGGACGATGACTACGAGGACGACGATGAGGTGGCGGGAGAGCCGTCGACGAACACGAGCCGGAAGCGGAAGAGGTCGTCGTCGAGAGAGAGCGGCGGAAGCACGAGAAGGATGATGGAGTTTTTCGAGATTCTGATGAAGCAGGTGATGCAGAAGCAAGAGACGATGCAGCAGAGGTTTCTGGAAGTGATTGAGAAGAGGGAGCAAGATCGGAACATAAGGGAAGAAGCTTGGAAGAGGCAAGAGATGGCCAGGCTGAGTAGAGAGCACGAGCTCATGACTCAAGAGCGAGCCATTTCGGCTTCCAGAGACGCCGCCATTATCGCATTTCTGCAGAAAATTACCGGCCAGACTATCCAATTGCCTCCGCCCCTAAACGTCCACAATGCTCCTCACCCGCCGTCTGTGTCGTCGGTCCATGTCACGCCAATATCAGCACCACCGCCACAACCACCAGTTCAACAATTTCATCCGCATCAACAGCACAGTACTCCAACTGCTCAAGTTTCACGGCATCAAATTCAAACTTCGATCCCGCCTAATCCTCAGACGGAGGTAGTTATGGCTGTGCCGGAGCAACAGGTGGCACCGCCACAGGAGAATGTAGTCGGTAGTGGAGGAGGTTTTGAGGCAACAACCTCATCTTCGAGGTGGCCCAAGGCGGAAGTTCTTGCACTGATAAAGCTGAGGAGCGGACTGGAGACTAGGTATCAAGAGGCTGGGCCGAAAGGCCCACTTTGGGAGGAGATTTCCGCAGGGATGCAGCGAATGGGGTACAAGAGGAATCCCAAGAGGTGCAAAGAGAAATGGGAGAACATCAACAAGTACTTCAAGAAAGTGAAGGAGAGCAACAAGGCCAGGCCCGAAGATGCGAAAACGTGTCCTTATTTTCACGAACTTGATGCACTCTACCGGAAAAGGATACTCGGCGGTGGCCCTAGTGGTGGCGGTGGAAGCAGCAGCTCATTGGGTAATCAGAATATCCCACAACAAGCACCGGCTACTCAAGGGACAGTAGCAGCTACTGTGCCTGCACCACAAACACAAGGAACAGTAGCAGCTACTGATCAATCAGGAAACAAGAGTGGTGATCATAGCCCAAATCTGCAAAAGAATCTCTTTGGAGATGCACCTGAAGAGGCAGCCAAGAAG CCAGAAGACATTGTGAAGGAGTTGATGGGGCAACAGCAACAACATCATCATCCACAACAACTACTCAACCAACAAGGGGTACAGCAGCAATTAGTAGTAGAAGACTATGATAGAGTTGAGGAAGCTGACAGCGACATCAATCTCGATCAAGATGAGGAGGAAGacgaagatgacgaagaggatGAAGAAATGGATGAGGAGAGCAGGAAGATGGATTATAAGATTGAGTTTCAGAAGCAACAGAATACAGGCCCTTCATCTAATGGGGGAGGCAATGGGGCACCCTCCTTCTTGGCAATGGTTCAATGA